One region of Candidatus Methylomirabilis sp. genomic DNA includes:
- a CDS encoding nucleoside deaminase has protein sequence MADEHETHQRFIRVAFEQARKSYNEGGLPIGAVMVENSAIVAVGHNRRVQDGDPTAHGEMDCLRQAGRRPRYDGVTLYTTLSPCMMCSGTVLQFGIKRVVIGEKQNFPGNVEFLRDHGIDVVVLNDPECISLMQRFIRERPDLWDEDIAGRTHV, from the coding sequence ATGGCAGATGAGCACGAGACTCATCAAAGATTCATTCGGGTGGCCTTTGAGCAGGCTCGGAAATCATACAATGAGGGTGGACTCCCGATTGGCGCCGTAATGGTGGAGAACAGCGCAATTGTTGCTGTTGGTCATAACCGTCGCGTTCAAGACGGCGATCCAACCGCCCACGGAGAGATGGACTGCCTTCGGCAGGCTGGTCGGCGCCCTCGCTATGACGGCGTTACACTCTATACGACGCTTAGCCCTTGCATGATGTGCTCTGGCACAGTGCTCCAGTTTGGAATCAAGAGAGTGGTCATTGGCGAAAAGCAAAACTTTCCAGGTAATGTTGAATTTTTGCGCGATCACGGTATTGATGTTGTTGTCCTTAATGATCCTGAGTGTATTTCGCTGATGCAGCGATTCATTCGCGAACGTCCGGATCTGTGGGACGAAGATATCGCGGGGCGAACACACGTTTGA
- a CDS encoding UXX-star (seleno)protein family 1 translates to METSVIIYGKDTUPYTSAAREEYARRKVPFTYLNVKQDPKALAQMLELSKGSRDVPVIVEKGKVTIGFGGT, encoded by the coding sequence ATGGAGACATCAGTTATTATCTACGGGAAGGATACCTGACCCTACACCTCGGCGGCCCGTGAGGAGTACGCCAGGCGGAAAGTCCCATTCACCTACCTCAATGTCAAGCAGGACCCGAAGGCGTTGGCACAGATGTTGGAGTTATCGAAAGGCTCGCGCGATGTCCCTGTTATTGTCGAGAAGGGCAAGGTGACCATCGGGTTTGGCGGCACCTGA
- a CDS encoding HAD hydrolase-like protein, producing the protein MGKLKAIIFDVDGTLAETERNGHLVACNEAFAQMGFDIRWSWEEFKELLKIPGNARRMRLALSTRTSLSETDINRIVPELFALKKELYLKRVDALPLLPGVARIIYEAIDCGIRLAIVSVTHEDQILALLRAQIPEALDAFDPIFGQQSGEKNSALYARCAVMLGCDASEILVIEDSERGFKAAHEASLPCVVVYNEYTRGQDFTGAELVVRSLEHLNLDLLEKLCLG; encoded by the coding sequence ATGGGGAAACTCAAGGCGATTATCTTTGACGTAGATGGAACGCTGGCCGAGACGGAGAGGAACGGGCATCTGGTGGCCTGTAACGAGGCGTTCGCGCAGATGGGGTTCGATATCCGCTGGAGCTGGGAGGAGTTCAAAGAGTTGCTGAAGATCCCCGGTAATGCCCGGCGGATGCGGCTGGCGCTTTCAACCAGGACCTCGCTCTCCGAGACCGACATTAACCGGATTGTGCCGGAGCTGTTTGCGCTGAAGAAGGAGTTGTATCTAAAGCGGGTTGATGCGCTGCCGCTTCTTCCCGGTGTGGCCCGGATCATCTACGAGGCGATCGATTGCGGTATTCGACTGGCGATCGTATCGGTTACCCACGAAGATCAGATCCTCGCGCTTCTGAGAGCGCAGATTCCTGAGGCGCTCGATGCCTTCGACCCAATTTTCGGCCAACAATCCGGCGAGAAGAACTCGGCCCTCTATGCCCGGTGCGCTGTGATGCTCGGATGCGATGCGTCGGAGATCCTGGTTATTGAGGATTCCGAGAGAGGGTTCAAGGCGGCCCATGAAGCCAGCTTACCGTGCGTCGTGGTCTATAATGAGTATACGCGCGGCCAGGACTTCACCGGCGCCGAACTTGTGGTCCGGAGCCTGGAGCATCTGAACCTCGATCTGCTGGAAAAGCTGTGCCTGGGCTGA
- the nth gene encoding endonuclease III, protein MGKIAEESRDPFRVLISCILSQQTKDHVTGEASERLYKLADRPDTILALSELQIARAIYPVSFYKTKARTIREVCQDLLTRFGGRVHDTIETLLSLTGVGRKTANLVVTVGYRKLGICVDTHVHRISNRWGYVDAKTPDQTEMALRLKLPKRHWIYYNDLLVPFGQNLCRPISPFCSRCPIERWCAKVGVAVHR, encoded by the coding sequence GTGGGCAAGATCGCCGAGGAGTCCCGCGATCCGTTTCGGGTTTTGATCTCTTGCATCCTGAGCCAGCAGACCAAGGATCACGTCACGGGTGAAGCCTCGGAGCGACTGTATAAGCTGGCCGATCGGCCCGATACGATACTCGCGCTCAGCGAGCTGCAGATTGCCCGGGCGATCTACCCGGTTAGTTTCTACAAGACCAAGGCCCGAACCATCCGGGAGGTCTGCCAGGACCTGCTCACTCGATTCGGCGGGCGGGTCCACGATACGATCGAGACGCTCCTCAGTCTTACCGGCGTTGGCCGGAAGACCGCCAACCTTGTCGTCACGGTCGGCTATAGAAAGCTGGGAATCTGCGTCGACACGCACGTCCATCGGATCTCGAATCGCTGGGGCTACGTCGACGCCAAGACGCCCGATCAGACCGAGATGGCCCTTCGGCTGAAACTACCGAAGCGGCACTGGATCTATTACAACGACCTGCTGGTCCCATTCGGTCAGAACCTCTGCCGGCCGATTTCTCCCTTTTGTAGTCGTTGTCCCATCGAACGCTGGTGCGCTAAGGTCGGCGTAGCGGTGCATCGCTAA
- a CDS encoding TIGR00730 family Rossman fold protein, whose amino-acid sequence MKFPFVLDRLAAQDIRMIFRVVAEFVDGLEMLATIPPAVSIFGSTHIGPDDPAYAMAEQIGRLLAQHGYAVITGGGPGAMEAANKGAYEAGGVSVGLNIELPHEQEANRYLTNLVNFQHFFVRKVMFVKHSIAFVILPGGYGTLDELFESITLIQTKKIKPFPVILAGNHYWHGLQEWLRDPVMNEGKITPDDLALLKMAHNPEEVIRIIKDASTSNFLTP is encoded by the coding sequence ATGAAATTCCCATTTGTCCTTGATCGCCTGGCCGCGCAAGACATCCGAATGATCTTCCGCGTCGTGGCAGAGTTCGTCGACGGGCTGGAGATGCTCGCCACGATTCCGCCGGCCGTCTCTATCTTCGGATCGACGCATATCGGACCCGATGATCCCGCCTACGCGATGGCCGAGCAGATCGGCCGCCTGTTGGCTCAGCACGGGTATGCCGTCATCACCGGCGGGGGCCCTGGAGCCATGGAGGCGGCGAACAAAGGCGCCTACGAGGCCGGCGGTGTTTCAGTCGGCCTGAACATCGAGCTTCCTCACGAGCAGGAAGCTAACCGTTATCTGACCAACCTTGTGAATTTCCAGCACTTCTTCGTCCGGAAGGTCATGTTTGTGAAGCACTCCATCGCGTTCGTCATCCTGCCGGGCGGCTACGGTACGCTGGACGAGTTGTTCGAGTCGATCACGCTGATCCAGACTAAAAAGATCAAGCCGTTCCCGGTCATCCTGGCAGGCAATCACTACTGGCACGGCTTACAGGAGTGGCTCCGCGATCCCGTCATGAATGAAGGGAAGATCACGCCGGACGACCTCGCACTACTCAAGATGGCTCACAATCCTGAAGAGGTTATCCGGATCATCAAGGATGCTTCCACCTCTAACTTTCTGACCCCGTGA